gcacaacacacacaaaaaaaaattttaattcCCACTCACAACGAAATAAAGGCAACAACACACCTCAACATCCAAGTTATTGTCACCACACACATAATTACACACGCACGCATATGCGTGCAAgcatcaaacaaaaaaaagaacaaaacagAGCGATTACGCTAGTTATGCGACGGAATAACAGAATAAATACAgatataaacatataaatatagaaatataataaatacaaaaatgtaTAGAAATACGTATATGTGTTACTACCGTCatcacatcatcatcatcattatcatcatcattttattattgttacatTTACAATATTTATTacattgttattttgttgttattttgttgcgGTCCGCTTCGTCCAATCCCGTTttcatcttcattttcctccctttttgcgTTGCAAATCAAATCCAACAGACCACTAATCACtccattccattccattccacTTCTctcatttctattttttaaaaaaaataaaaataaaaataaaaaataatatttgCTCCTTATCTTTCAATCCCTCTTTTCattcatatttcttttttctcttcttttcttttctcttctcttctcttcgtttgtttgtttaccttttgttttttgttctttttttttccttcttttgttttacaaATAATgagcaaaacacaaacacaagaagaaagtacataattcctctttctttccccttatGCACATGAGTGtctcacatatatatatatatatatacaccaCGTGAGTGTTTATAATAGACGTAACGAATAGggcagaaaataaaaataaaaaaaaaaacaacaacgcaataATAAAGTAATAaagtaatataataatagaaaagaaaaaaagtaggaaaaggaacgaaggaaagaaggaaggaaaaggaacgaaggatagaaggaaggaactatataaacaaacatttaagtagaataaaaataaacataaacaatgACATAATGAGCAAAACTAAACTAAAACAaagccaaaaacaaaaaaaagacaccaaTTATAATAacataattaaaaaaatatatgaaaaagaaaaaaaggtaaaagagatAAATTGAGAACACATCAAacttatttcctcctccccccacctttttttttaattcattttttttctttctttaatttttttttcacttcagtttattttatttttgtattactgttatttctttttttttccttcttcttctaaTTTGTCATATTGTTgtcattgtttctttttgtttttctttttctttttctttttttttgttttgacttcACTCCATTCATAAGTTTGTTACGGGGAGGAAATGACATGGACAATaaaaatggaagagaaaatgcAAACACTTGTACACGGTAGACTCAAAAACAAATCCCCgcgcctcttcttttttttttcatttgacaCCTTCATTTCAATTTCAATTTCAATTTTAATTtcaattttaattttaattttaatttttttgtgagtgttttgtgtgtgattTTTTCGatttcatttaattttttgtttgtttgtttgattgtttattttaatcATTTATACAAATATGTTTTACTCAAATATTTTCCGTAGGAGTTTTTTTGCTATCCTcaatttgtgtgtgtgtgtgtttttttcttttcttttttcttttctttttaggtGTTGTCCTCTccttttggtttcttttcgttgaaTGATGTTTAGTTTCGCCACTTTCACACCTGTGATGACTGAAAGAAATAATTAATGTCACAACAATTGAATGAaatcaaaaaattaaaaaaattgaaattgAAATGAAattgaaatgaaatgaaggaaattgaaaaatcaaatgaaatgaaagaacGACAGAGATGTGAAGagacaaataaaaatttttttttgaaaaaaaaaggtggaaaataaaaataaaaagtaacgACCGcaactcttttccttttcttttcatataCACCTTcaacttttgttttcttatataaaaaagaaaagaaaagaaaatcttgattttgtttttgactttttttttttggttcttttCAACCCTctaatctctttttttttatttttttgcttcacatatataaataaatatatataaataaatatatatatacgtataaaTATCTTTCTTTATGCTGAGGTGTATATGCGCAAgagtaaataaaattttaaaacaCGTGTAACTGCACAGTGAaggggggaggagaaaaaaaaaatgcaagtgAGAAATAAATCTCCTTTCGttaagaattttaaaaaaaaaaaaaagtaaacaaggaaaaattATGGGCCAGCTGTGGCGCAATCTctagaataaacaaaaaaaaacaaaaaaacaaaaaaaaagaaacgaaacgaaaaattATTTCacctttcatttattttctgtttggTTGATTGGTTTCCTCTTTTAAGTTCCGCGTTCGTGAcacttcttctcttttcttttcctcttccctgccctcttattttctttttcttcttttttttttcgaattttATTGTTAatatctttctttcattcGTTCGCTTTCTTATAATTTATTTGATCCATTCACCTCCCCATCACTTGTAGTCATTAGTCccttttatgtttttttttcatttatttagttatttatttacttatttatttcctcttctcctaattttattttagtcATCACAAAAcgtcattttatttttttttcctttctttcttaatttctcctcccctctccctctccctctccccctcctctccacCGAAACCCCCAACCCGTTCCTTCGTtattcgtttcttttcttcctttttttttttttgcttttcctcgTGTGCATCTCTCCCATCAATTTTTGTTacgttttgctttttgctttttgctttttttttttaaagaaaaagaaaacgtcgggccaaacacaaacacgcacacaaatgTATAGACTTAttgatttatatttatatatatatatatatacaaaaataataaaacaaacaaatatataaagcaagcaaataaaataaaacaaaaaaataataataataataatgtgaCACTTCAACCAGCGGCACCGCGGGAACCCGCATGAACGTATGGGGAACTGTTACTGGGCACAATATTTAATGGATTTGTGGAGTAACCAACTTTAAGCCATTTGCCATGGAATTCGTAACCACTCATTCGCTCCACAGCTTCCTTCGCATCTTCCGCATGgcaaaaatatacaaaacCATAACCCTTCGACATATTGGTTTGCTTGTCGTAAATAATTCGCGCCCCATCAAGTTCTCCAAAGCGGGAGAAAAGTTCATGAAGGTCCGTActtgtcacatcaggggcgAGATAATTTACAATTAATTGCTTGCGATAACGATCATCTTGCAGAGGCACACTTCCAACGGGCATGGCATGATGtctcaactgctgctgctgctgttgttgttgttgttgttgcggatgaatattataattgaaggaagaagaggaggaaccATTTGCCGTTTGATTGGGGTAGCCGCTCATAATACTTTGATCCACAGGTGTTACACGCATTTGAACATATTGCGGACTGGCAGCTGTGGATTGTTGAGTGATGA
Above is a window of Trypanosoma brucei brucei TREU927 chromosome 3, complete sequence DNA encoding:
- a CDS encoding RNA-binding protein RBP6, putative (TbRBP6: pers. comm. C. Clayton, University of Heidelberg; similar to GB:AAP42142.1: RNA-binding protein 6 {Trypanosoma cruzi}; similar to Transformer-2 protein homolog (TRA-2 alpha). (Swiss-Prot:Q13595) [Homo sapiens]); the protein is MFYPNSPQTSPQLTQIPYGQQYAMMQRQIQQPYHPFATTEPQARLYPYHYQGPIQQEQGGFITQQSTAASPQYVQMRVTPVDQSIMSGYPNQTANGSSSSSFNYNIHPQQQQQQQQQQQLRHHAMPVGSVPLQDDRYRKQLIVNYLAPDVTSTDLHELFSRFGELDGARIIYDKQTNMSKGYGFVYFCHAEDAKEAVERMSGYEFHGKWLKVGYSTNPLNIVPSNSSPYVHAGSRGAAG